Proteins encoded within one genomic window of Alosa alosa isolate M-15738 ecotype Scorff River chromosome 24, AALO_Geno_1.1, whole genome shotgun sequence:
- the LOC125289070 gene encoding leucine rich adaptor protein 1-like isoform X1, translating to MDEENGLPDFKDLEMKLGRKIPESLFRSFNERDLKTKSEEKRLATPVTVKNHTSADLKRLESKMLFLKQEMAHLRAIDVKLMHQLLTINDGIESIRWVMEERAGVASRESSLTGSLYSLSDSQDTSQRGSCNSLHDCSDSLDGISVGSYLDTLGEDLEEDLGEDLPNHPLPTEMTNGFPEKSTSVDDEDLLKKPPPLRPRVETDEYYIFG from the exons ATGGACGAAGAGAACGGGTTGCCGGATTTTAAGGATCTTGAGATGAAGTTGGGTCGCAAAATTCCAGAAAGTCTCTTTAGGTCTTTCAACGAGAGAGACCTGAAAACTAAAAGTGAGGAAAAGAGGCTCGCGACGCCGGTGACTGTGAAGAACCACACGTCTGCGGACTTGAAGCGACTGGAGAGCAAGATGTTATTTTTAAAACAGGAAATG GCCCACCTACGTGCCATCGACGTGAAGTTGATGCACCAACTCCTGACCATCAACGATGGCATAGAGTCTATCCGCTGGGTGATGGAGGAGCGGGCAGGAGTGGCCAGCCGTGAAAGCAGCTTGACGGGCAGCCTGTACAGCCTATCGGATAGCCAGGATACCTCCCAGCGGGGCAGCTGCAACAGCCTCCATGACTGCAGCGACAGCCTGGATGGGATATCGGTGGGCAGCTACCTGGACACTCTAGGAGAGGACCTAGAAGAGGACCTGGGTGAGGACCTCCCCAATCACCCGTTGCCGACAGAAATGACCAACGGGTTTCCAGAAAAATCTACCAGCGTAGACGACGAGGACCTTCTCAAGAAGCCCCCGCCACTGCGTCCTCGAGTGGAGACGGACGAGTACTATATTTTTGGTTGA
- the LOC125289070 gene encoding leucine rich adaptor protein 1-like isoform X2, producing MDEENGLPDFKDLEMKLGRKIPESLFRSFNERDLKTKSEEKRLATPVTVKNHTSADLKRLESKMLFLKQEMAHLRAIDVKLMHQLLTINDGIESIRWVMEERAGVASRESSLTGSLYSLSDSQDTSQRGSCNSLHDCSDSLDGISVGSYLDTLGEDLEEDLGEDLPNHPLPTEMTNGFPEKSTSVDDEDLLKKPPPLRPRVETDDSTS from the exons ATGGACGAAGAGAACGGGTTGCCGGATTTTAAGGATCTTGAGATGAAGTTGGGTCGCAAAATTCCAGAAAGTCTCTTTAGGTCTTTCAACGAGAGAGACCTGAAAACTAAAAGTGAGGAAAAGAGGCTCGCGACGCCGGTGACTGTGAAGAACCACACGTCTGCGGACTTGAAGCGACTGGAGAGCAAGATGTTATTTTTAAAACAGGAAATG GCCCACCTACGTGCCATCGACGTGAAGTTGATGCACCAACTCCTGACCATCAACGATGGCATAGAGTCTATCCGCTGGGTGATGGAGGAGCGGGCAGGAGTGGCCAGCCGTGAAAGCAGCTTGACGGGCAGCCTGTACAGCCTATCGGATAGCCAGGATACCTCCCAGCGGGGCAGCTGCAACAGCCTCCATGACTGCAGCGACAGCCTGGATGGGATATCGGTGGGCAGCTACCTGGACACTCTAGGAGAGGACCTAGAAGAGGACCTGGGTGAGGACCTCCCCAATCACCCGTTGCCGACAGAAATGACCAACGGGTTTCCAGAAAAATCTACCAGCGTAGACGACGAGGACCTTCTCAAGAAGCCCCCGCCACTGCGTCCTCGAGTGGAGACGGACGA CTCCACCTCCTAA